The segment TGTGTAAGCACATCAGCCATGTCATCCTCAACTAACACCACCTTCGGTAATGTCTTCAATGGTACTTTCGCAACTCGACTATCAGACCCCTTCGAACCACAGGACGGAGCCAGGTTCATAAATGCTCTCGTCACAAGCATCTTAGTAGTAGATTCTTTGCTAGCAGTCCTCATCATCTCCACGAACCTCGTGCTGCTTGTCGTTCTTCTGTCGAAGCCGTCATTCAGGAGTTGCCTACGAAACCGTCTGTTGGTCAGTTTGGTGGTCTCAAACCTTATCGTCGGTCTCCTGGGCTGTCCAGTAAGCGCGGACTTCGCCAGGACACGTCGGTGGGTGCACTCCTGTTCTTACCACATAATCCACACTGCTCTGACAAAGTACGTTCAAAATTTCGTGGTCGTGTGGGGGATGATCCTGCTGCTCGTCAACTACCTCTGCCGCCTGAAATCTTATACCGGTCCAGCCGTCCTGCTGCGCCTCCCCCCACGCGTGCAAACATGCGTTACCATCCTCTTCGTACTTTTACCTTGGATCATCGCGATCTCGTTGACGGGGGCAATGACGGGAATCGGACTTCACCGCTTGGTTCTGAAGAGTTGGAATAACAATTGGTGTCCAATTTTTCTGGAGCCATGGGCCACGGTCACCATGTCAGTCATCATTTTTGCACTGCCTGCCATTctcctcgtcgtcgtcctcgCTGTCGTCCTCGTCGTGTACAGACGGCAGACGTTAACCCGCAGCGCGAGCGGAACGATCCTGGGAGAcgccgagacgagaaatgaccTGGACGACAGGAGTCCTGTTCCTGAAAGACCCTGGGTGCATGTGGCTGCAGCATTATTGTGCATAATTATGATGGCTGGCGAGGAAATAGGGAAGTACGCGCTGAAATATTCTTCGGGCTCGTGGCAGAGAAGTGTGGCTATCTTCGAAGCGATGTCGTCCTTGGCTGATCTTCTCACCTTTGTCCTTGCCCTTCTGTGGTTGCTGGCTCTGAAGGACGTGCGAGCCCGAGCACTCGAGATTTTGGCCATGGTTCCCGTCATGCATTGCAGGGTCAACACCTCCAGAGAGTCCTCCCCAGCTAACACAACTTCAGTGACATTCAAAACTTTGCGTGAAGAGGATTAAAATGTACAGACAATACTGTGCAAATAATATGGAGTAATCGCATAATGTTGTATCCCCGCGTGACTATATTAACATTTGTTTGATTTATTCACTTTGTGTTACCTGTGATTCCGTAGGATGTGATTTGAGTGTCTTGGTTTAAATACTTACACATATAGACATGCTATCATCACCCAGGTTTATTCTACATTTTGTCAAATGTGGGATATGAACACATGTCCACATTACTGGACGGGAAAGTAAAGGTTAGAGACCAGAAGATTCTGTAATATATAGTACACTTCACAGATTCACCACGTTCACATCACGTTGGGATTGTTTGTGAAAGCTGTATGAGAGTTTTATGCAGTCACATTTTCCCTTATTTTATCAGTTATTTTGATATACCGTCTTATCTTAATGTCACACTTCGTAGATTTAATCATTGACTAATAGTTACTGCTTTTTACCTTAAGCTGGAATAGTGTACAAACATGATATCACAAAAAATCGTGTGCTCGTCGTTCG is part of the Pomacea canaliculata isolate SZHN2017 linkage group LG13, ASM307304v1, whole genome shotgun sequence genome and harbors:
- the LOC112554631 gene encoding uncharacterized protein LOC112554631, translated to MSSSTNTTFGNVFNGTFATRLSDPFEPQDGARFINALVTSILVVDSLLAVLIISTNLVLLVVLLSKPSFRSCLRNRLLVSLVVSNLIVGLLGCPVSADFARTRRWVHSCSYHIIHTALTKYVQNFVVVWGMILLLVNYLCRLKSYTGPAVLLRLPPRVQTCVTILFVLLPWIIAISLTGAMTGIGLHRLVLKSWNNNWCPIFLEPWATVTMSVIIFALPAILLVVVLAVVLVVYRRQTLTRSASGTILGDAETRNDLDDRSPVPERPWVHVAAALLCIIMMAGEEIGKYALKYSSGSWQRSVAIFEAMSSLADLLTFVLALLWLLALKDVRARALEILAMVPVMHCRVNTSRESSPANTTSVTFKTLREED